In Aedes albopictus strain Foshan chromosome 3, AalbF5, whole genome shotgun sequence, the following are encoded in one genomic region:
- the LOC109425985 gene encoding uncharacterized protein LOC109425985 — MRHASVWVCILTFYNLQSSSLAAIVAPPWSDPNKNPCASQPGGWQLLYWPPLKKCFKIFQLGYPCPDTMELSPVGVGSTSTGSTAECRCPPGTAQSPLTKRCHQLFERGPCEFGQFFAPIADSDVKSAIPKQRWGTCKSAEICESGMVYWPQDNKCYQLHTKGPCPKGKLISLDNDGIAKCKCQNEGELSNYFYDETETCHEFFTKGPCLRTGELFLPSKKCACHQRLPHFHNESNQCYEIGTIGPCPIGHTFIIADKRGQQEVSSMKAECRCKDNYVLWENGYCYKLYTQGPCETGSFLIDANVCIPNPCEKGRLYFPKEKTCYRIGSQGPCSLHQVVIFDFTTRPSLDGISYNGICGCSGVIHNLDQSCTDDEVPKSACDSTPDMIEINKQCYKLYTRGPCGPGQWLEPKKSSSNVRAATCVCRPGYTSYEAPLQNGVIGCQPPAVGLARWFMSLLGFASPEPEEY, encoded by the exons TGTGTATCCTGACGTTCTACAACCTTCAATCTTCATCGTTAGCTGCCATCGTAGCACCGCCATGGAGTGATCCGAACAAAAACCCCTGCGCCAGTCAGCCCGGGGGATGGCAACTACTTTACTGGCCACCgctcaaaaaatgtttcaaaatctTCCAGCTTGGGTACCCCTGCCCTGACACGATGGAACTTAGCCCCGTGGGCGTAGGTTCCACCAGTACGGGATCAACGGCCGAATGTCGCTGTCCACCGGGAACGGCGCAATCTCCACTGACCAAAAGATGCCATCAGCTGTTCGAACGAGGGCCGTGTGAATTTGGACAGTTTTTCGCACCGATTGCCGATTCGGATGTGAAGAGTGCCAT ACCAAAGCAACGTTGGGGTACGTGCAAATCAGCGGAGATATGTGAGAGCGGAATGGTTTATTGGCCGCAGGACAACAAATGTTACCAGCTACATACCAAAGGACCCTGCCCAAAGGGgaaattaattagtttagataacGACGGGATAGCTAAATGCAAG TGTCAAAATGAAGGAGAGTTGAGCAATTATTTCTACGATGAGACGGAAACATGCCATGAGTTTTTCACTAAAGGGCCATGCTTGCGTACAGGAGAGCTTTTTCTACCATCTAAGAAATGTGCATGCCATCAACGATTACCGCATTTCCATAACGAATCAAATCAGTGTTATGAAATTGGCACCATTGGGCCTTGTCCTATTGGGCACACTTTCATTATAGCCGATAAAAGAGGTCAACAAGAGGTAAGCTCAATGAAGGCGGAATGTAGATGTAAGGACAACTATGTTCTTTGGGAAAACGGCTACTGCTATAAGCTATACACACAAGGTCCTTGTGAGACAGGATCTTTTCTGATAGACGCAAATGTCTGCATACCAAACCCTTGTGAAAAAGGCAGATTGTATTTTCCAAAAGAGAAAACATGTTATCGTATAGGTTCACAAGGTCCCTGTAGCCTACATCAAGTGGTAATATTTGACTTCACGACAAGGCCCTCTTTGGATGGCATTTCCTATAATGGTATCTGCGGATGTTCCGGTGTCATCCATAATCTGGATCAATCATGCACAGATGACGAAGTTCCTAAAAGTGCTTGTGATAGTACGCCCGATATGATAGAGATAAATAAACAGTGTTATAAGCTTTATACTCGAGGACCTTGTGGTCCAGGGCAGTGGCTAGAACCGAAGAAGTCGTCATCCAATGTACGAGCAGCCACATGCGTTTGCCGGCCAGGATATACTTCGTACGAAGCACCCTTGCAAAACGGCGTGATCGGCTGTCAACCACCGGCCGTTGGACTTGCCAG